The Streptomyces sp. CC0208 genome window below encodes:
- a CDS encoding DUF6542 domain-containing protein, with product MEQHRTRPPHNGTRRPAQGAPLPAQARGERRPPMGRRPPPPVVQTLRRLPNPRLTGLGGGLFCTGLMFALGFLVSLLFGSSLTLYGVLFMPVSVLTSVWIRRGDLLTAPIIVPIAFAVGLLPVADSGGGTSGRLMGLFTALATQAGWLYAGTLTAGLIALVRRIRLVRGRSG from the coding sequence GTGGAGCAACACAGGACCCGACCCCCGCACAACGGAACGCGACGCCCGGCCCAAGGAGCACCGCTGCCCGCGCAAGCCCGCGGCGAGCGCCGGCCGCCGATGGGCCGCCGCCCGCCACCCCCTGTGGTCCAGACGCTGCGGCGGCTGCCCAACCCCCGGCTCACCGGCCTCGGCGGCGGCCTCTTCTGCACCGGGCTGATGTTCGCGCTCGGCTTCCTCGTCTCCCTGCTGTTCGGCTCGTCCCTCACCCTGTACGGCGTGCTGTTCATGCCGGTCAGTGTGCTGACGTCGGTCTGGATACGCCGGGGTGACCTGCTGACCGCCCCGATCATCGTGCCGATCGCCTTCGCCGTCGGACTCCTCCCGGTCGCCGACAGCGGCGGCGGCACCTCGGGCCGGCTGATGGGCCTGTTCACCGCCCTGGCCACGCAGGCCGGCTGGCTCTACGCCGGGACGCTGACCGCCGGCCTCATCGCGCTGGTCCGCAGGATCCGGCTGGTGCGGGGTCGCTCGGGCTGA
- a CDS encoding exodeoxyribonuclease VII small subunit has protein sequence MTSKVAEEALGYEQARDELIEVVRRLEAGGTTLEESLALWERGEELAKVCRRWLDGARARLDAALAEESQDGGSDSEQ, from the coding sequence ATGACCAGCAAGGTGGCGGAAGAGGCGCTCGGGTACGAGCAGGCACGGGACGAGCTGATCGAGGTCGTACGGCGGCTGGAGGCGGGCGGTACGACGCTCGAGGAGTCCCTCGCGCTCTGGGAGCGGGGCGAGGAGCTGGCCAAGGTGTGCCGGCGGTGGCTGGACGGGGCGCGGGCCCGGCTGGACGCGGCACTGGCCGAGGAGTCGCAGGACGGCGGGAGCGACTCCGAGCAGTAG
- the glpX gene encoding class II fructose-bisphosphatase — translation MTEHHHLPSELEVPSEAPDRNLALELVRVTEAAAMAAGRWVGRGDKNGADGVAVRAMRTLVSTVSMNGVVVIGEGEKDEAPMLFNGEQVGDGTGPECDIAVDPIDGTTLAAKGMPNAISVLAAADRGSMFDPSAVFYMDKLVTGPEAADFVDINAPVSVNIRRVAKAKRSTPEDVTVVILDRPRHEGIIKEIREAGARIKLISDGDVAGSIYALREGTGVDMLLGIGGTPEGIISACAVKCLGGTIQGKLWPKDDEERARAIDAGHDLDRVLTTDDLVSGENVFFVATGITDGELLRGVRYRSETATTDSIVMRSKSGTVRRIDSEHRLSKLRAYSAIDFDRAK, via the coding sequence ATGACCGAGCATCATCATCTGCCGTCAGAACTCGAAGTCCCCTCCGAGGCCCCCGACCGCAACCTCGCCCTGGAGCTCGTCCGGGTGACCGAAGCCGCCGCGATGGCCGCGGGCCGCTGGGTCGGGCGGGGCGACAAGAACGGCGCCGACGGTGTCGCGGTGCGCGCCATGCGGACCCTCGTCTCCACCGTGTCGATGAACGGCGTGGTCGTCATCGGCGAGGGCGAGAAGGACGAGGCCCCGATGCTCTTCAACGGGGAGCAGGTCGGGGACGGGACCGGGCCGGAGTGCGACATCGCCGTCGACCCGATCGACGGGACCACGCTGGCGGCCAAGGGCATGCCGAACGCGATCTCCGTGCTGGCGGCCGCGGACCGGGGGTCGATGTTCGACCCGTCCGCCGTCTTCTACATGGACAAGCTGGTCACGGGACCCGAGGCCGCCGACTTCGTCGACATCAACGCGCCGGTCTCCGTGAACATCCGGCGGGTCGCCAAGGCCAAGCGCTCCACCCCCGAGGACGTGACCGTGGTCATCCTCGACCGGCCCCGGCACGAAGGGATCATCAAGGAGATCCGGGAGGCGGGAGCGCGGATCAAGCTGATCTCCGACGGTGACGTGGCGGGGTCGATCTACGCACTGCGCGAGGGCACCGGCGTCGACATGCTGCTGGGCATCGGCGGTACGCCCGAGGGGATCATCTCGGCCTGTGCCGTGAAGTGCCTCGGCGGGACGATCCAGGGCAAGCTGTGGCCGAAGGACGACGAGGAGCGGGCCCGGGCGATCGACGCCGGACACGACCTGGACCGGGTGCTGACCACCGACGACCTGGTGTCCGGGGAGAACGTCTTCTTCGTGGCGACCGGGATCACCGACGGTGAGCTGCTGCGGGGTGTGCGGTACCGGTCGGAGACCGCGACCACCGACTCGATCGTGATGCGGTCGAAGTCGGGGACGGTGCGGCGGATCGACTCGGAGCATCGGCTGAGCAAGCTGCGGGCCTACAGCGCGATCGATTTCGACCGCGCCAAATAG
- a CDS encoding DUF4245 domain-containing protein, with product MAGSNGKQKTVRDMILSLGLIGIAAAVIYVFIPHDDSAPDIKTVDYRVELLTARRAASYPVAAPEGLPAGWKATSVRFQGDRFDAWHLGFQAPGDQYVQIEQSTQKPSAFIDEASQGAEATKQTQQIAGRTWTRYTGGRYDALVHRGDGATTVVAGTGSLAQLTEMAKSLKMA from the coding sequence GTGGCAGGTTCGAACGGCAAGCAGAAGACGGTCCGGGACATGATTCTCTCCCTGGGCCTGATCGGGATCGCGGCGGCGGTCATCTACGTGTTCATCCCGCACGACGACTCCGCTCCGGACATCAAGACGGTGGACTACCGCGTCGAGCTGCTCACGGCCCGCCGCGCGGCGTCCTACCCGGTGGCCGCGCCCGAGGGTCTGCCGGCCGGCTGGAAGGCGACCTCGGTGCGCTTCCAGGGTGACCGGTTCGACGCCTGGCACCTGGGTTTCCAGGCCCCCGGTGACCAGTACGTGCAGATCGAGCAGTCGACTCAGAAGCCGTCGGCGTTCATCGACGAGGCGAGCCAGGGCGCCGAGGCGACGAAGCAGACCCAGCAGATCGCGGGCCGCACCTGGACGCGTTACACGGGCGGCCGCTACGACGCCCTCGTGCACCGGGGCGACGGCGCGACGACGGTGGTCGCGGGCACGGGATCGCTCGCCCAGCTGACCGAGATGGCGAAGTCCCTCAAGATGGCGTGA
- a CDS encoding malonic semialdehyde reductase: MSLVLDPAAQDLLFREARTANTFTDEPVTDEQVQAIYDLVKYGPTAFNQSPLRITLVRSAEARERLVQHMAEGNQPKTATAPLVAILSADNEFHEELPQLFPHFPQAKDLFFSERPAREGAAGLNAALQAAYFIIGVRAAGLAAGPMTGLDFEGVRKEFLDDDHTPLMVVNIGKPADDAWFPRSPRLAYDEVVTTV, translated from the coding sequence ATGTCTCTCGTTCTTGACCCCGCCGCCCAGGACCTGCTGTTCCGCGAGGCCCGCACCGCGAACACCTTCACCGACGAGCCGGTGACGGACGAGCAGGTCCAGGCGATCTACGACCTTGTCAAGTACGGTCCGACCGCCTTCAACCAGAGCCCGCTGCGCATCACCCTGGTCCGCTCCGCCGAGGCCCGCGAGCGCCTGGTCCAGCACATGGCCGAGGGCAACCAGCCCAAGACCGCCACCGCCCCGCTGGTCGCGATCCTCTCCGCGGACAACGAGTTCCACGAGGAGCTGCCGCAGCTCTTCCCGCACTTCCCGCAGGCCAAGGACCTCTTCTTCAGCGAGCGTCCCGCCCGCGAGGGTGCCGCCGGGCTGAACGCCGCCCTGCAGGCCGCGTACTTCATCATCGGTGTCCGTGCCGCGGGCCTCGCCGCCGGTCCGATGACCGGTCTGGACTTCGAGGGCGTCCGCAAGGAGTTCCTGGACGACGACCACACCCCGCTGATGGTCGTCAACATCGGCAAGCCGGCCGACGACGCCTGGTTCCCGCGGTCCCCGCGCCTCGCCTACGACGAGGTCGTCACCACCGTCTGA
- a CDS encoding 4-hydroxy-3-methylbut-2-enyl diphosphate reductase — MGRMTASPGRRVLLAAPRGYCAGVDRAVIAVEKALEQYGAPVYVRHEIVHNKYVVQTLEKKGAIFVERTEEVPPGNIVMFSAHGVAPVVHEEAARGKLATIDATCPLVTKVHKEAVRFANEDYDILLIGHEGHEEVIGTSGEAPDHIQLVDGPADVAKVEVRDPSKIVWLSQTTLSVDETMETVDALKEKFPQLISPPSDDICYATQNRQLAVKQMGAEAELVIVVGSRNSSNSKRLVEVAKLAGSREAYLVDFASEIDEAWLEGVTTVGVTSGASVPEVLVEEVLEWLSQRGYGDVELVKAAEESITFSLPKELRRDLREEAAALVAERKGTSEA; from the coding sequence ATGGGACGCATGACTGCTTCGCCTGGCCGCCGTGTCCTGCTCGCCGCCCCCCGTGGCTACTGCGCGGGTGTGGACCGCGCCGTGATCGCCGTCGAGAAAGCCCTGGAGCAGTACGGCGCTCCGGTGTACGTCCGGCACGAGATCGTCCACAACAAGTACGTCGTACAGACCCTGGAGAAGAAGGGCGCCATCTTCGTCGAGCGGACGGAGGAGGTCCCGCCGGGCAACATCGTCATGTTCTCGGCCCACGGCGTCGCCCCCGTCGTCCACGAGGAGGCCGCCCGCGGCAAGCTCGCCACCATCGACGCGACCTGCCCGCTGGTCACCAAGGTCCACAAGGAAGCCGTGCGCTTCGCCAATGAGGACTACGACATCCTCCTGATCGGGCACGAGGGCCACGAGGAGGTCATCGGCACCTCCGGCGAGGCCCCCGACCACATCCAGCTCGTCGACGGCCCCGCCGATGTCGCCAAGGTCGAGGTCCGTGACCCGTCGAAGATCGTGTGGCTCTCCCAGACGACCCTGAGCGTCGACGAGACCATGGAGACCGTCGACGCCCTCAAGGAGAAGTTCCCGCAGCTCATCTCCCCGCCCAGCGACGACATCTGCTACGCCACGCAGAACCGCCAGCTCGCCGTCAAGCAGATGGGCGCCGAGGCCGAGCTGGTCATCGTGGTCGGCTCCCGCAACTCCTCCAACTCCAAGCGGCTCGTCGAGGTCGCCAAGCTCGCCGGCTCCCGCGAGGCCTACCTCGTGGACTTCGCCAGCGAGATCGACGAGGCCTGGCTGGAGGGCGTGACCACGGTCGGCGTGACCTCGGGCGCCTCGGTGCCGGAGGTGCTCGTCGAGGAGGTCCTGGAGTGGCTCTCGCAGCGCGGCTACGGCGACGTGGAACTCGTGAAGGCGGCCGAGGAGTCCATCACCTTCTCCCTCCCGAAGGAACTGCGGCGCGACCTGCGCGAGGAGGCCGCGGCGCTGGTCGCGGAGCGCAAGGGGACCTCCGAGGCGTGA
- a CDS encoding DUF1707 domain-containing protein, giving the protein MDLQKPEQKQAGPAPAVADLRASDADLRASDADRDRIADILREALAEGRLSADEHAERVEGVLSAKTVGELEVFIRDLPAAHQRRSAPAWSPAPNRPTDAIPPDPDDNVVAVFSAAVRKGRWRAGRRIHAYAVFGSVEIDLSEAIFEYRQVVIKAFSVFGSVEVRVPENISLRGTGVGVLGDFQVDTLDSAEPDAPVVYVDGWAVLGSVDAKPKRGKLVADILDRVQRAVDRKVDRSLRKHLDR; this is encoded by the coding sequence GTGGACCTTCAGAAGCCCGAACAGAAGCAGGCGGGCCCCGCACCCGCGGTGGCCGACTTGCGCGCGTCGGACGCCGACCTGCGCGCCTCGGACGCCGATCGCGACCGTATCGCCGACATCCTGCGCGAGGCCCTGGCCGAGGGCCGCCTCTCCGCGGACGAGCACGCCGAGCGGGTCGAGGGGGTGCTGAGCGCCAAGACGGTGGGCGAGCTGGAGGTCTTCATACGAGACCTGCCCGCGGCCCACCAGCGCCGCAGCGCCCCCGCCTGGAGCCCCGCCCCGAACCGCCCGACCGACGCGATCCCCCCGGACCCGGACGACAACGTGGTGGCGGTCTTCAGCGCCGCCGTCCGCAAGGGCCGCTGGCGCGCGGGCCGCCGTATCCATGCCTACGCGGTCTTCGGCAGCGTCGAGATCGACCTCAGTGAGGCGATCTTCGAGTACCGCCAGGTCGTCATCAAGGCGTTCTCGGTGTTCGGCAGCGTCGAGGTGCGCGTCCCGGAGAACATCTCGCTGCGCGGCACGGGAGTCGGTGTCCTCGGCGACTTCCAGGTGGACACCCTCGACTCGGCCGAGCCGGACGCGCCCGTGGTGTACGTCGACGGCTGGGCCGTCCTCGGCAGTGTGGATGCGAAGCCCAAGCGCGGCAAGCTCGTCGCGGACATCCTCGATCGGGTTCAGCGCGCGGTCGATCGCAAGGTGGACAGGAGTTTGCGCAAACACCTGGATCGTTGA
- a CDS encoding polyphosphate--glucose phosphotransferase, translating into MQIFGLDIGGSGIKGAPVDLDKGELTQERHKVLTPHPATPDSVADGVKQVVDHFGWTGPVGLTFPGVVTGGSHIRTAANVDKSWIDTDARALFGERLGGLPVTVVNDADAAGVAEMSFGAGKDRKGTVILLTLGTGIGSALFVDGVLVPNTELGHLELHGHDAEKKASSKAREVEELTWEHWAHRVQKYLAHVEMLFSPELFIIGGGVSRKSQKFLPHIEGIKAEIVPAQLQNNAGIVGAAMRAVQE; encoded by the coding sequence ATGCAGATCTTCGGCTTGGACATCGGCGGATCCGGGATCAAGGGCGCCCCTGTGGACCTGGACAAGGGCGAGCTCACCCAGGAGCGCCACAAAGTGCTCACCCCGCACCCGGCGACGCCCGACAGCGTGGCCGACGGGGTGAAGCAGGTCGTGGACCACTTCGGGTGGACCGGCCCGGTGGGGCTGACCTTCCCGGGCGTGGTCACCGGCGGATCCCACATCCGTACGGCGGCCAATGTCGACAAGAGCTGGATCGACACCGACGCGCGCGCGTTGTTCGGCGAGCGCCTCGGCGGACTCCCGGTGACCGTGGTCAACGACGCGGACGCGGCGGGCGTCGCCGAGATGAGCTTCGGCGCGGGCAAGGACCGCAAGGGCACCGTCATCCTGCTCACCCTCGGCACCGGCATCGGCAGCGCCCTCTTCGTCGACGGCGTCCTCGTCCCCAACACCGAGCTGGGCCACCTGGAACTGCACGGCCACGACGCCGAGAAGAAGGCGTCCAGCAAGGCCAGGGAGGTCGAGGAACTCACCTGGGAGCACTGGGCCCACCGCGTCCAGAAGTACCTCGCCCACGTCGAGATGCTCTTCTCGCCCGAGCTGTTCATCATCGGCGGCGGTGTCAGCCGCAAGTCCCAGAAGTTCCTGCCCCACATCGAGGGCATCAAGGCCGAGATCGTCCCGGCGCAGCTGCAGAACAACGCGGGGATCGTGGGGGCGGCGATGCGGGCGGTGCAGGAGTAG
- the xseA gene encoding exodeoxyribonuclease VII large subunit — MAVNSTPEAPLPVGEVSRLIGGWIDRLGAVWVEGQITQLSRRPGAGVVFLTLRDPSYDISVSVTCFRQVFDDVADVVSEGARVVVLAKPEWYAPRGQLSLRAAEIRPVGVGELLARLEQLKKSLAAEGLFAPERKKPLPFLPQLVGLVCGRASAAERDVLENARHRWPAVRFEVRNVPVQGVHAVPQVVQAVKELDALDDVDVIIVARGGGSVEDLLPFSDEQLVRAVASCRTPVVSAIGHEPDTPLLDYVADLRASTPTDAAKKVVPDVGEEYERVRALRDRARRCVESFLQREERCLAQALARPSIEDPHRMIDERADHVAALADRARRTLGHLLDRADSELTHTHARVVALSPAATLQRGYAVLQRADGHVVRSPDEVTAEETLRARVAEGEFTVRVDA, encoded by the coding sequence ATGGCTGTGAACTCGACCCCCGAAGCGCCTCTTCCCGTCGGCGAGGTGTCGCGCCTCATCGGCGGCTGGATCGACCGTCTCGGTGCCGTGTGGGTCGAGGGGCAGATCACCCAGCTCTCCCGGCGCCCGGGCGCGGGCGTCGTGTTCCTCACGCTGCGCGATCCGTCGTACGACATCTCGGTGAGCGTGACCTGCTTCCGTCAGGTCTTCGACGACGTCGCCGACGTGGTGAGCGAGGGCGCCCGGGTCGTCGTCCTGGCGAAACCGGAGTGGTACGCGCCGCGGGGCCAGCTCTCGCTGCGGGCCGCCGAGATAAGGCCGGTCGGGGTCGGTGAGCTGCTGGCCCGGCTCGAGCAGCTGAAGAAGTCCCTCGCCGCGGAGGGGCTGTTCGCGCCGGAGCGCAAGAAGCCGCTGCCGTTCCTGCCGCAGCTCGTCGGGCTGGTCTGCGGGCGGGCCTCGGCCGCCGAGCGGGACGTCCTGGAGAACGCCCGGCACCGCTGGCCGGCCGTCCGCTTCGAGGTGCGCAACGTCCCGGTGCAGGGCGTGCACGCGGTGCCGCAGGTCGTGCAGGCCGTCAAGGAACTCGACGCGCTGGACGACGTGGACGTGATCATCGTGGCGCGCGGCGGGGGCAGCGTGGAGGATCTGCTGCCGTTCTCCGACGAGCAGTTGGTGCGGGCGGTCGCGTCCTGTCGTACGCCGGTGGTGTCGGCGATCGGCCACGAACCGGACACCCCGCTGCTCGACTACGTCGCCGACCTGCGGGCCTCCACGCCCACGGACGCGGCCAAGAAGGTCGTGCCGGACGTGGGCGAGGAGTACGAGCGGGTGCGGGCGCTGCGGGATCGCGCGCGGCGATGTGTGGAGTCCTTCCTCCAGCGCGAGGAGCGATGCCTTGCGCAGGCGCTGGCGCGGCCGTCGATAGAGGATCCGCACCGGATGATCGACGAGCGCGCCGACCATGTGGCCGCCCTGGCCGACCGCGCCCGCCGCACCCTGGGCCATCTGCTGGACCGCGCCGACTCCGAGCTGACGCACACGCACGCACGCGTGGTGGCCCTCTCCCCCGCCGCGACCCTCCAGCGCGGGTACGCCGTCCTCCAGAGGGCCGACGGGCACGTGGTGCGGTCACCGGACGAGGTGACGGCGGAGGAGACGCTGCGCGCGCGGGTCGCCGAGGGTGAGTTCACTGTCCGAGTCGATGCATAG
- the ychF gene encoding redox-regulated ATPase YchF has protein sequence MSLTIGIVGLPNVGKSTLFNALTKNDVLAANYPFATIEPNVGVVGVPDPRLAKLAEIFSSQKILPATVDFVDIAGIVKGASEGEGLGNKFLANIRESDAICQVIRAFKDENVVHVDGKVSPKDDIETINTELILADLQTIEKVLPRLQKESRIKKDVVAKVAAVEAAKEILEKGDTLFSAGIVQGSGNEELLHDLHLLTTKPFLYVFNVDEDELVDESFKDEQRALVAPAEAIFLNAKLEADLAELDEEDAMELLESVGAEEPGLATLARVGFNTLGLQTYLTAGPKESRAWTIKKGATAPEAAGVIHTDFQKGFIKAEVISFDDLVETGSVAEARAKGKARMEGKDYVMQDGDVVEFRFNV, from the coding sequence GTGTCGCTCACGATCGGAATCGTCGGTCTGCCGAATGTCGGCAAGTCGACCCTGTTCAACGCCCTGACCAAGAACGACGTGCTGGCGGCCAACTACCCGTTCGCCACGATCGAGCCGAACGTCGGCGTGGTCGGCGTCCCGGACCCGCGCCTTGCGAAACTGGCCGAGATCTTCTCCTCCCAGAAGATCCTCCCGGCGACCGTCGACTTCGTGGACATCGCGGGCATCGTGAAGGGCGCCTCCGAGGGTGAGGGCCTGGGCAACAAGTTCCTCGCGAACATCCGTGAGTCCGACGCGATCTGCCAGGTCATCCGCGCCTTCAAGGACGAGAACGTCGTCCACGTCGACGGCAAGGTCTCGCCCAAGGACGACATCGAGACGATCAACACCGAGCTGATCCTGGCCGACCTCCAGACCATCGAGAAGGTCCTGCCCCGCCTCCAGAAGGAGTCGCGGATCAAGAAGGACGTCGTGGCGAAGGTCGCGGCGGTCGAGGCGGCGAAGGAGATCCTGGAGAAGGGCGACACGCTGTTCTCGGCGGGCATCGTCCAGGGCTCCGGCAACGAGGAGCTGCTGCACGACCTGCACCTGCTGACCACGAAGCCCTTCCTGTACGTCTTCAACGTCGACGAGGACGAGCTGGTCGACGAGTCCTTCAAGGACGAGCAGCGAGCCCTGGTCGCCCCCGCCGAGGCGATCTTCCTCAACGCCAAGCTGGAGGCGGACCTCGCCGAGCTCGACGAGGAGGACGCGATGGAGCTCCTGGAGTCGGTCGGCGCCGAGGAGCCGGGCCTCGCCACCCTCGCCCGCGTCGGCTTCAACACCCTCGGCCTCCAGACCTACCTCACGGCAGGCCCCAAGGAGTCCCGCGCCTGGACGATCAAGAAGGGCGCCACGGCTCCCGAGGCGGCCGGCGTGATCCACACCGACTTCCAGAAGGGCTTCATCAAGGCGGAGGTCATCTCCTTCGACGACCTGGTGGAGACCGGCTCGGTGGCCGAGGCCCGCGCGAAGGGGAAGGCGCGGATGGAGGGCAAGGACTACGTCATGCAGGACGGGGACGTGGTGGAGTTCCGCTTCAACGTCTGA
- a CDS encoding fumarate hydratase: protein MPEFAYTDLLPMGEDTTPYRLVTSEGVSTFEADGRTFLKVEPEALRKLAEEAIHDIQHYLRPAHLAQLRRIIDDPEASANDKFVALDLLKNANIAAAGVLPMCQDTGTAIVMGKRGQNVLTQGGDEAALSKGIYDAYLNLNLRYSQMAPLTMWDEKNTGSNLPAQIELYATDGGAYKFLFMAKGGGSANKSFLYQETKAVLNEASMMKFLEEKIRSLGTAACPPYHLAIVVGGTSAEYALKTAKYASAHYLDEIPAEGSELGHGFRDKELEEKVFELTQKIGIGAQFGGKYFCHDVRVVRLPRHGASCPVAIAVSCSADRQAVAKITAEGVFLEQLETDPARFLPDTTDEHLDSSDEDVVRIDLNQPMDDILAELTKYPVKTRLSLTGPLVVARDIAHAKIKERLDAGEEMPQYLKDHPVYYAGPAKTPEGYASGSFGPTTAGRMDSYVEQFQAAGGSKVMLAKGNRSKQVTDACGTHGGFYLGSIGGPAARLAQDCIKKVEVVEYEELGMEAVWKIEVEDFPAFIVVDDKGNDFFQDPAPAPTFTTIPVRGPGLA, encoded by the coding sequence ATGCCTGAGTTCGCGTACACCGATCTGCTCCCCATGGGAGAGGACACCACCCCCTACCGGCTGGTGACCTCCGAGGGTGTCTCCACCTTCGAGGCCGACGGGCGGACCTTCCTCAAGGTGGAGCCGGAGGCGCTGCGCAAGCTCGCCGAGGAGGCCATCCACGACATCCAGCACTACCTGCGGCCGGCGCACCTCGCCCAGCTGCGCCGCATCATCGACGACCCCGAGGCCTCCGCCAACGACAAGTTCGTCGCGCTGGACCTGCTGAAGAACGCGAACATCGCGGCGGCGGGCGTCCTGCCGATGTGCCAGGACACCGGCACGGCGATCGTCATGGGCAAGCGCGGGCAGAACGTCCTCACCCAGGGCGGTGACGAGGCGGCGCTGTCGAAGGGCATCTACGACGCGTACCTGAACCTCAACCTGCGCTACTCGCAGATGGCCCCGCTGACCATGTGGGACGAGAAGAACACCGGCTCCAACCTCCCCGCGCAGATCGAGCTGTACGCCACCGACGGCGGCGCGTACAAGTTCCTGTTCATGGCGAAGGGCGGCGGCTCGGCCAACAAGTCGTTCCTGTACCAGGAGACGAAGGCCGTCCTGAACGAGGCCTCCATGATGAAGTTCCTGGAGGAGAAGATCCGTTCGCTCGGTACGGCCGCCTGTCCGCCGTACCACCTCGCGATCGTCGTCGGCGGTACGAGCGCCGAGTACGCGCTGAAGACCGCGAAGTACGCCTCCGCGCACTACCTGGACGAGATCCCCGCCGAGGGCTCGGAACTCGGGCACGGCTTCCGGGACAAGGAGCTGGAGGAGAAGGTCTTCGAGCTGACGCAGAAGATCGGGATCGGGGCGCAGTTCGGCGGGAAGTACTTCTGCCACGACGTGCGGGTCGTACGGCTGCCCCGGCACGGTGCGTCCTGCCCGGTCGCCATCGCGGTGTCCTGCTCGGCCGACCGCCAGGCCGTCGCGAAGATCACCGCGGAGGGGGTCTTCCTGGAGCAGCTGGAGACGGACCCGGCGCGCTTCCTGCCGGACACGACGGACGAGCACCTGGACTCCTCCGACGAGGACGTCGTCCGCATCGACCTCAACCAGCCGATGGACGACATCCTCGCGGAGCTCACCAAGTACCCGGTGAAGACGCGGCTCTCGCTCACCGGTCCGCTGGTCGTGGCCCGCGACATCGCGCACGCCAAGATCAAGGAGCGGCTCGACGCGGGCGAGGAGATGCCGCAGTACCTGAAGGACCACCCGGTGTACTACGCGGGTCCGGCGAAGACGCCCGAGGGCTACGCGTCCGGTTCCTTCGGCCCGACGACGGCCGGCCGCATGGACTCCTACGTCGAGCAGTTCCAGGCGGCGGGCGGCTCCAAGGTGATGCTGGCCAAGGGCAACCGCAGCAAGCAGGTCACCGACGCGTGCGGTACGCACGGCGGCTTCTACCTCGGCTCCATCGGCGGCCCGGCGGCCCGGCTCGCCCAGGACTGCATCAAGAAGGTCGAGGTCGTCGAGTACGAGGAGCTCGGCATGGAGGCGGTCTGGAAGATCGAGGTCGAGGACTTCCCGGCGTTCATCGTGGTCGACGACAAGGGCAACGACTTCTTCCAGGACCCGGCGCCGGCGCCGACGTTCACGACGATCCCTGTGCGGGGGCCTGGGCTGGCGTAG
- a CDS encoding WhiB family transcriptional regulator — protein sequence MLQPPHSSLQVAAVPAQRVPVRDRDQDAPWHTEAVCRRDEAGLFFAPSKEPTAARLSREEAAKRVCARCPVMVECREHALLQPEPYGVWGGLTAAERRVVLARRRRRELEVTKAARAARIAQAG from the coding sequence GTGCTGCAACCGCCGCATTCGTCCCTGCAGGTAGCTGCCGTTCCTGCCCAGCGGGTGCCAGTGCGGGACAGGGACCAAGACGCTCCATGGCACACCGAGGCGGTGTGCCGGCGCGACGAGGCCGGCCTGTTCTTCGCCCCGTCCAAGGAACCCACCGCCGCCAGGCTCTCCCGCGAGGAGGCCGCGAAGCGCGTCTGCGCCCGCTGTCCGGTCATGGTCGAGTGCCGCGAGCACGCCCTGCTCCAACCGGAGCCCTACGGCGTCTGGGGCGGCCTCACCGCAGCCGAACGCCGAGTGGTCCTGGCCCGGCGCAGGCGCCGCGAGCTGGAAGTCACGAAAGCGGCGCGGGCGGCACGCATAGCCCAGGCGGGCTGA